TAATCGACGCCCTTAACTTCCTCAAAAGCGCGCCGGATACTTTTCAAATTGTCCTCTACCAGTTTTGCTCTTCCCCGAAACTTTAATGCAAGCTTTTCTTTTATCGCCTCGAGCATCGGTTCAAGTTGCAACACTCCGGTAACCCGCACCAGCGCGCCGAGCATTGGCGTATTGGGCACATCCCGCCCAATCGTCTCCAGAGCAATTTGGGACGCATCCACAGTATAGACCTTAACTGTCGCGGGTAGATTCTGCCGTTTTCGCAACTCCTCCGGGCTCTCCGTGGTATTAACCAAAAGGATTCCGTTTTCTTTCAACCCTTCAACAACCCGTGCCGGTTCGATTAACGACGAATCCAGCACCACGACAATATCCGGTGTTTTTATTCCGGAATGAGAGTAAATTGGCTCGTCAGCCAGCCGGTTAAAAGCGGTTACCGGCGCACCCATCCGTTCTGGACCATACTCCGGAAATGCCTGAATGAACTTACCGGTATCAAGTGCCGCTTCGCCAAAGAGTAACGCCGCGGTCTTGGCTCCTTGGCCGCCTCGACCATGCCAGCGAATCTCAAGAACTTGACTCATTGTTCCTCCATTTTTCTATTGCCAGAGAAAAACCATTGCCTTTTCACACAATAATGTAGATAGATATTTTACTAATTGATAACTTTAATGTCAAAATTTACTCTAACACTCTTAATATTCCGGCTTTCCTCCCTGCGGCAAAAATTCCAATTTGACACCTTATTTGCCATCTTTTACCCTTTGCCATGAAGTTTACTATTCCGGACACTGGCATCCGTTATGCCGCAGTCCGGGAACTGGTTGCCATTGCAACCGGTATCGCATTGAGTCAGGTATCGGTTCACGCCTGGTGGTTAGCATTAGCCCCAGCACTCCTCGGCATCATACTAACCCGCTGGACTAAAAGATTCTCACTTTATCTCACGCTAATCGCTGCCGCCTTTGTATTTGGCCAAAGCCGCGTACCTCAAACTCCGATTTCCCGCACCTACAGCACATCCACATTTAAGGTCCTTATCACCGAGGAACCATTAATTACCGGTCGGTCAACTGGTGTCCTTCTTCCCCCTTATTCCGGAAAAGTATCGCTCTTATTTAAAGACTCATTAAGTAGCGTGCACTATGGTGACCTGCTCCTGCTCAGGACAAAGATTAAACCGTTCTCATTTCCCCGTAATCCGGTTCTAACTGACTACAACAAAATTCTGTTTCGACAAGGGTATGTGGGCAGCGCCACGGTAAAATCAGGCGCAATAAAAATCGTCAGCCGTAACCACGGCAACCCACTAATCACGCAACTGATTATGCCGGCAAGAAGATATCTCTTCAATCTGTTTAATCGCCTTATTGGTGGTACCGAAGGTGCGCTCCTCCAGGCTATCCTTTCAGGAGAAAAGTCCG
The nucleotide sequence above comes from candidate division WOR-3 bacterium. Encoded proteins:
- a CDS encoding pyruvate synthase, with translation MSQVLEIRWHGRGGQGAKTAALLFGEAALDTGKFIQAFPEYGPERMGAPVTAFNRLADEPIYSHSGIKTPDIVVVLDSSLIEPARVVEGLKENGILLVNTTESPEELRKRQNLPATVKVYTVDASQIALETIGRDVPNTPMLGALVRVTGVLQLEPMLEAIKEKLALKFRGRAKLVEDNLKSIRRAFEEVKGVD